The following proteins come from a genomic window of Syntrophales bacterium:
- a CDS encoding site-specific integrase: MPVQWKKTNFPGVRYYEHPTRKNGIQRDRYFAIRYQAKGQRKEEGLGWATEDWTLEKAALELARLKEAARKGDGPVRLSEARELAERERQEAEAERERKAREAVTFGEYFNRVYKPQAEADKKPESYKREDQLFTLWIEPVIGGVALSEIAPFHLERLKKSMTDAGRSPRSIEYALAVVRQVFRSAQRNGLFQGESPTTKVKWPKTDNARMRYLSAEEAHRLLEALKEKSVDVHDITLLGLHCGLRFGEIAALTWADVDMGKGLLTIRDAKAGSRFARLTETAKEMLKNRPRKNGTDLIFQGRGGQRMKKISHTFWRVLDNLGLNDGCQDQKLRLSFHSTRHTFGTLLYEQTQDLYVVQKMMGHATSTMTARYAKMTENRLKEATEAIEKALEPKKSAEVVNFGNTQ, from the coding sequence ATGCCAGTCCAATGGAAGAAAACAAATTTCCCCGGGGTCAGGTATTATGAGCACCCTACCCGAAAGAACGGAATTCAGCGGGACCGATATTTTGCGATCCGTTACCAAGCAAAAGGGCAGCGGAAAGAGGAAGGTCTGGGATGGGCTACTGAAGACTGGACGCTTGAAAAGGCAGCCCTTGAACTTGCGAGATTGAAGGAAGCGGCAAGGAAGGGTGATGGGCCGGTTCGTCTCTCAGAAGCACGTGAACTGGCTGAGCGTGAACGGCAGGAAGCCGAGGCCGAAAGGGAACGAAAAGCACGTGAGGCTGTAACTTTTGGGGAATACTTCAACAGAGTCTATAAGCCGCAAGCGGAAGCCGACAAGAAACCCGAAAGTTACAAAAGAGAAGATCAATTGTTTACCCTTTGGATCGAGCCGGTGATCGGAGGAGTCGCTTTGTCCGAAATTGCCCCCTTCCATCTTGAGCGACTCAAGAAGAGCATGACCGATGCTGGCAGGAGCCCCAGGAGCATTGAATATGCCCTGGCTGTAGTCCGACAGGTTTTTCGTTCAGCACAACGAAACGGCCTCTTCCAGGGAGAGAGCCCGACAACGAAGGTCAAATGGCCAAAGACTGACAATGCACGGATGCGTTACCTATCTGCCGAAGAAGCACATCGACTTCTGGAAGCCCTGAAGGAGAAGAGTGTTGATGTGCATGACATCACCCTTTTGGGCCTCCATTGCGGTTTGAGATTCGGGGAGATCGCGGCCCTAACTTGGGCTGATGTGGATATGGGAAAGGGCCTCCTTACCATCCGCGACGCAAAGGCAGGATCCCGCTTTGCACGATTGACAGAGACTGCGAAGGAAATGCTCAAGAACAGACCGAGGAAGAATGGAACGGATCTTATCTTTCAAGGCCGGGGCGGACAGAGGATGAAAAAAATATCACACACCTTCTGGCGTGTGCTTGATAATCTGGGACTGAATGATGGTTGTCAGGATCAGAAATTACGACTGTCCTTCCACAGCACGAGACACACTTTTGGAACCCTCCTATACGAGCAGACTCAAGACCTGTACGTCGTTCAGAAGATGATGGGGCACGCGACAAGCACTATGACTGCCCGATACGCGAAGATGACAGAAAACCGCTTGAAGGAAGCCACAGAGGCCATCGAAAAGGCCTTGGAACCGAAGAAATCGGCTGAAGTTGTTAATTTTGGCAACACGCAGTAA
- a CDS encoding DNA methyltransferase encodes MFLRLLCNPHFYPAFQSTKNHQIISTNPCFKSKGPSELLWPVVIFLNGCFRKTMNTLTDEDQKYTDSETLPWQSFLEAAESRDSATSLTHPLYRYPARMSPQLARALILGLTRPGDLVLDPFVGGGTTAIEALSTGRRVICSDLNPLACFVTRAKAWPADNKALHEYQMWSSSLISNILHSQYVAVLLSTPNTTEFSQLTESLLLFLRTKALCLENPGARRLALFTVLRVGQLCYDCRRVFPSPWDLIQKIRIVSKEVLKQMKVYSKVCRKYKWPGGFRQNFKVFESDAENLPDHVVLDPLPPVSLILTSPPYPCVHVLYHRWQLLGRKETSLPYQILQLTDGAGESHYTFGSRKRPDGHYFTKLYTVFKSLKSIITPSTIVAQVVGFSDPKQQLPRFRSTMEMAGFEEVMKPNSTDGIIKRIVPHRKWYVEVKSNQINSHEFVLLHRPCQ; translated from the coding sequence TTGTTCCTGCGGCTTCTCTGCAATCCTCATTTTTATCCTGCTTTTCAGTCTACAAAGAACCATCAAATTATCAGCACCAACCCTTGTTTTAAAAGTAAAGGGCCATCAGAATTACTATGGCCCGTAGTAATCTTCTTAAATGGATGTTTTCGGAAAACAATGAATACTTTAACTGATGAGGATCAGAAATATACTGATTCGGAAACATTACCTTGGCAGTCGTTTCTTGAAGCGGCAGAGTCACGAGATTCTGCCACAAGCCTGACACACCCGCTTTATCGATATCCCGCACGTATGTCACCACAGTTAGCACGTGCTTTAATCCTTGGATTAACACGACCCGGTGATCTTGTTCTCGATCCCTTCGTTGGCGGTGGGACAACTGCTATCGAAGCCCTCTCGACAGGTCGACGAGTAATTTGCTCTGATCTGAATCCACTTGCTTGTTTTGTAACTCGAGCGAAAGCGTGGCCTGCTGATAATAAGGCTCTACATGAATACCAGATGTGGAGTTCTTCGTTGATTAGTAATATCCTACATTCTCAGTATGTTGCTGTTTTATTATCGACACCAAATACAACAGAATTCTCGCAATTGACAGAATCGCTTCTACTATTCTTGAGAACAAAGGCACTTTGTTTGGAGAATCCTGGTGCCCGTCGACTTGCCTTATTTACGGTTCTTCGTGTCGGACAACTCTGTTACGATTGTCGTCGTGTGTTCCCTTCACCATGGGATTTAATTCAAAAAATTCGTATTGTTTCAAAGGAAGTTTTGAAACAGATGAAAGTATACTCTAAAGTCTGTAGGAAATATAAATGGCCAGGAGGTTTTCGTCAGAACTTCAAAGTTTTTGAGTCAGATGCGGAAAATCTACCAGATCATGTGGTCTTGGATCCACTGCCCCCTGTATCCTTAATACTTACATCACCACCTTATCCATGTGTACATGTACTCTATCACCGCTGGCAACTATTAGGAAGAAAAGAAACTTCTTTACCGTATCAAATCCTTCAACTGACTGATGGAGCAGGAGAAAGCCATTATACTTTTGGATCACGCAAGAGACCCGATGGTCACTATTTCACTAAATTATATACTGTTTTTAAGTCACTTAAAAGTATTATAACTCCATCTACTATTGTGGCACAAGTTGTTGGATTTTCAGACCCGAAACAACAGTTGCCGCGTTTCCGGTCTACAATGGAGATGGCAGGTTTTGAAGAGGTCATGAAACCCAATTCAACAGATGGCATAATAAAAAGGATTGTCCCTCATCGTAAGTGGTATGTTGAAGTGAAATCTAATCAAATAAACAGTCACGAGTTTGTGTTACTGCATCGTCCTTGCCAGTAG
- a CDS encoding AAA family ATPase: protein MTFNLADQLYEDMKNRRETRSLEERSPAGPKADQPLDIESCLEPWNDIRAMEINVDYILDRLIPKGAITVLFGKGGIGKTWLAMDIARCISGGIPWLGLKTVKTPVVYVDFENPLPVLNQRTKKLGPAENFLFWRANHELLGAPRLDSPEWERYKALPPGALLIFDTLRASQRRDENDSRDMGDIMGRLKELRDLGFTIVVLHHTSKNSDRYKGSTSIADQADHLLGLTKVKKNNGGPDEVVQDDDDDPDTVYRFGWCEKTRFEPYAVYLTLNPDRGFDLAPDPQEMNLKVILNILLEQGSLLKTELARRGAAALGVSEKKVMRLIGQGQGRYWAIEKLGTKNAQRIVPIQFGSFASLYRAENCETAVAEPNGDGQTNPAIPYEPLVQKEFGSFAPPLGETAKQPSGADIRSFEV from the coding sequence ATGACCTTCAATCTCGCTGATCAATTGTACGAGGACATGAAGAACCGCCGGGAAACACGAAGCCTCGAGGAGAGGAGTCCCGCCGGGCCGAAGGCCGACCAGCCGCTCGATATAGAATCTTGTCTGGAGCCCTGGAATGACATCCGGGCGATGGAAATCAATGTTGATTACATCCTCGACCGGCTCATTCCGAAGGGGGCGATCACGGTCCTCTTCGGGAAGGGGGGGATCGGGAAAACATGGCTCGCAATGGACATTGCTCGTTGTATTAGCGGGGGAATCCCCTGGCTCGGGCTGAAGACGGTCAAGACCCCGGTTGTTTACGTCGACTTCGAGAACCCGCTTCCCGTTCTCAATCAGCGGACAAAGAAGTTGGGACCCGCCGAGAACTTCTTATTCTGGAGGGCCAACCATGAACTCCTCGGAGCACCGAGGCTCGACTCTCCGGAATGGGAGCGTTACAAGGCCCTGCCGCCGGGGGCGTTGCTCATCTTCGATACGCTCCGGGCTTCGCAACGCCGGGATGAAAACGACTCGCGGGACATGGGCGACATCATGGGGAGACTCAAGGAACTGCGGGATCTCGGCTTCACGATCGTCGTCCTGCATCATACCTCGAAGAACAGCGACCGCTACAAGGGTTCCACATCCATTGCCGACCAGGCTGATCATCTGCTCGGGCTGACCAAGGTGAAGAAGAATAACGGAGGGCCGGACGAGGTCGTCCAGGATGACGATGATGACCCCGACACGGTCTACCGCTTCGGGTGGTGTGAAAAGACGCGGTTTGAGCCCTACGCCGTGTACCTTACATTGAATCCTGACCGGGGCTTCGATCTTGCCCCGGATCCACAGGAGATGAACCTCAAGGTCATTCTCAACATCCTCCTCGAGCAGGGGTCGCTTTTGAAGACCGAACTTGCCCGGAGGGGGGCTGCCGCTTTGGGGGTATCGGAGAAGAAGGTCATGAGACTGATCGGGCAGGGGCAGGGTCGGTACTGGGCGATCGAGAAATTGGGGACGAAGAACGCCCAGCGGATCGTTCCGATCCAGTTTGGCAGTTTTGCTTCCCTATATAGAGCGGAAAACTGCGAAACTGCCGTTGCTGAACCGAACGGGGATGGCCAAACTAACCCAGCGATACCCTATGAACCCCTTGTCCAGAAAGAGTTTGGCAGTTTTGCACCCCCCCTTGGCGAAACTGCGAAACAACCCTCGGGTGCTGACATCCGGTCATTCGAGGTCTGA
- a CDS encoding CHC2 zinc finger domain-containing protein, producing MENKPDLLGVIKSLGVEVHQKSRKFWACCPFHEDRVPSFVVDPDRQRYLCYGCGEKGDVISFVQRLHGLSFRDAIAFLGMAPGKEPKMDPVRKTKSELVRRFREWERLYRDKLTRYHQDLFILQGRFQTIEEMEEYADDYHLLPLVDHHLDILQNGSDEEKYQLCKEVTGG from the coding sequence ATGGAGAATAAGCCGGACCTCTTGGGGGTAATCAAATCGCTCGGTGTGGAGGTGCATCAAAAGAGCCGCAAATTCTGGGCCTGTTGTCCCTTCCACGAAGACAGGGTCCCCTCGTTCGTGGTCGACCCGGATCGCCAGCGATACCTCTGCTACGGATGTGGAGAAAAGGGAGATGTCATCTCATTCGTTCAGAGGCTTCACGGCCTCTCCTTCCGCGATGCCATTGCTTTCCTGGGGATGGCCCCTGGCAAGGAACCGAAGATGGACCCGGTCAGGAAGACCAAGTCGGAACTCGTGCGGCGTTTCCGAGAGTGGGAGCGGTTGTACCGCGACAAATTGACGCGATACCACCAAGATCTGTTTATCCTTCAGGGTCGCTTCCAGACGATTGAGGAAATGGAGGAATATGCCGACGACTATCACTTGCTTCCTCTCGTCGATCATCACCTGGATATTCTTCAGAATGGGAGTGATGAGGAAAAATATCAATTGTGTAAGGAGGTTACTGGGGGATGA
- a CDS encoding DUF6178 family protein: protein MNLSLSTSKRKLDKAIPASRETLSLSGGVLLQSILDDPQPKNLVRELSDDDFFWVIKRIGTEDSLPVLALATENQVQYILDLEIWRKDQIDPGKALIWLNRLAEADPQKLSSLLMDDGEDLLRLLLYRTTEVLVVDETADVVPPPGFLSLDGTFFFRTFREEDEENVERLLRFLAADDPERMQETLSSLASLLPAEAEEELYRLRNGRIAEYGFLPQEEAIAVYSPLEPGVLEGKSPPLLPGRIADEDTGSLVPRFPLVHLGEGRSLLSAAFSKINDPLFFDRILVELSGLCNQLIAAEGFPEIDDPSDLETTMRKAAGFLNIALEYICGERAESAVELLWNNPMQTIFRVGYGFAARLHRDANCWRRESWFIRQGFGNDFWGSPREEILNGLLAPRPRFFVNQGAQEPYRDFQTMDDLNQARRVLRQLQELDRIIARLEGDFVNSGVQTYHPLLFNRWARRILGIEVSTTPLSRVDAEQFFRIIRRGDAGPPYHMPGYGEMFVADFLTGAYNLNADAQDALREALSVTWEEFRTEYEHVPADSLDARYSRFLGIT, encoded by the coding sequence ATGAATCTTTCATTGTCGACCTCCAAGAGGAAGCTGGACAAAGCCATCCCAGCCAGCCGTGAAACCCTCTCGCTCAGCGGCGGTGTCCTCCTTCAGAGCATCCTTGATGATCCGCAACCTAAAAATTTGGTCCGGGAGCTCTCCGATGATGATTTCTTCTGGGTCATCAAGCGAATCGGTACGGAAGACAGCCTTCCGGTCCTGGCCCTTGCCACAGAAAACCAGGTACAATACATTCTGGATCTGGAAATCTGGCGGAAAGACCAGATCGACCCGGGAAAGGCCCTCATCTGGCTGAACCGATTGGCTGAGGCAGATCCTCAAAAGCTGTCTTCTCTGCTTATGGACGATGGTGAAGATCTGCTTCGCCTTTTGCTGTACCGGACAACGGAAGTTCTGGTCGTAGACGAAACGGCTGATGTAGTGCCCCCACCCGGTTTCCTCTCACTGGATGGAACGTTTTTCTTCCGGACGTTCCGGGAGGAGGACGAGGAAAACGTCGAACGTCTGCTCCGGTTCTTAGCTGCTGACGATCCTGAACGCATGCAGGAAACACTTTCCTCCCTCGCCTCCCTGCTCCCCGCCGAGGCAGAGGAAGAATTATACAGGCTCAGAAACGGACGAATTGCCGAATACGGATTTCTCCCCCAGGAAGAAGCAATCGCGGTCTATTCCCCCCTCGAACCAGGGGTTCTTGAAGGGAAATCCCCCCCGCTGCTTCCCGGGCGGATCGCCGACGAGGATACGGGGAGCCTCGTCCCCCGATTCCCGCTTGTTCATTTGGGGGAAGGACGGAGTCTTCTCTCCGCAGCCTTTTCCAAGATCAACGATCCATTGTTTTTCGACAGGATTCTCGTGGAATTATCAGGATTGTGCAACCAGTTGATCGCTGCCGAGGGCTTCCCGGAAATCGATGATCCCTCCGATCTTGAAACGACCATGCGAAAAGCGGCGGGGTTCCTGAATATCGCACTGGAGTATATCTGTGGCGAGAGAGCGGAATCCGCTGTGGAATTGCTATGGAACAATCCCATGCAGACGATATTCCGAGTCGGATATGGATTTGCAGCCCGGTTACACCGGGATGCAAACTGTTGGCGACGGGAAAGCTGGTTCATTCGACAGGGGTTCGGCAACGACTTCTGGGGCAGCCCCCGAGAGGAAATCCTGAACGGCCTTCTTGCTCCCCGGCCCCGATTCTTCGTCAATCAGGGAGCACAGGAACCATACCGAGATTTCCAGACAATGGACGACTTGAACCAAGCCCGCCGCGTCCTCCGCCAATTGCAGGAGCTGGATAGGATCATTGCGAGGCTGGAAGGAGATTTTGTCAACAGCGGAGTCCAGACGTACCATCCGCTTTTGTTCAACCGATGGGCTCGCCGAATCCTGGGAATAGAGGTCTCCACCACCCCCCTCTCGCGAGTGGATGCTGAGCAGTTCTTTCGAATCATCCGCCGCGGCGACGCGGGACCACCCTATCATATGCCCGGGTACGGCGAAATGTTTGTTGCCGACTTCCTGACAGGGGCTTACAACTTGAACGCCGATGCTCAAGACGCGTTGCGGGAAGCCCTTTCCGTAACCTGGGAAGAATTCCGAACAGAGTATGAACATGTCCCCGCCGACAGCCTGGACGCCCGGTACTCTCGATTTCTCGGAATTACATAA
- the groL gene encoding chaperonin GroEL (60 kDa chaperone family; promotes refolding of misfolded polypeptides especially under stressful conditions; forms two stacked rings of heptamers to form a barrel-shaped 14mer; ends can be capped by GroES; misfolded proteins enter the barrel where they are refolded when GroES binds): MPAKEIKYNMEARAKIMKGLDTLANAVKVTLGPKGRNVIINKSWGAPLVTKDGVTVAKEIELEDKFENMGAQMVKEVASKTSDKAGDGTTTATVLAQAIYREGSKLVVSGMNPMALKLGIDKGVSLVVDELKKISKTVDGKKEIGQIGTISANNDSTIGNLIAEAMEKVGKEGVITVEEAKGMETVLEVVDGMQFDRGYISPYFVTDPEKMEVNLEDPYILLHEKKISSMKDLVSILEQIAKTGKPVLIVAEDIEGEALATLVVNKMRGTLKCAAVKAPGFGDRRKAMLQDIAILTGGRLISEDLGVKLENVGLADLGTCKKVTIDKDNTTIVDGAGDRADIEGRVKQIRAEIEDTKSDYDREKLQERLAKIIGGVAVIKVGAATEVEMKEKKARVEDALNATRAAVEEGIIPGGGVAFIRSLKALENATLPEEQKHGLDIVRRALEEPLRQIAANAGCEGSIVVEKVREGKGSYGFDADSEQYVDMFEAGIIDPTKVARFALQNAASVASLMLTTEAMIADKPQKKTPAVPGMPPDMGEFD, from the coding sequence ATGCCTGCGAAAGAAATCAAATACAACATGGAAGCCCGGGCCAAGATCATGAAGGGCCTGGATACATTGGCAAACGCGGTCAAGGTAACCCTGGGGCCGAAAGGACGAAACGTCATCATCAACAAATCCTGGGGTGCCCCACTGGTTACAAAGGACGGCGTAACCGTGGCCAAGGAGATAGAACTGGAAGACAAGTTTGAAAATATGGGCGCTCAGATGGTCAAGGAAGTGGCTTCCAAGACATCCGACAAGGCGGGTGATGGAACCACGACCGCAACAGTTTTGGCCCAGGCGATCTACCGGGAGGGGTCCAAGCTCGTCGTTTCCGGCATGAACCCCATGGCACTGAAACTTGGTATCGACAAGGGGGTATCCCTGGTTGTCGACGAACTGAAGAAGATATCCAAAACCGTAGACGGCAAGAAAGAAATCGGCCAGATTGGAACCATCTCCGCGAACAATGACAGCACCATCGGCAATCTGATCGCCGAAGCGATGGAGAAGGTCGGGAAGGAGGGTGTGATCACCGTCGAAGAAGCGAAGGGAATGGAAACCGTCCTGGAAGTCGTCGATGGTATGCAGTTCGATCGGGGCTACATTTCCCCCTATTTCGTCACAGATCCGGAGAAGATGGAAGTCAACCTGGAAGACCCTTACATCCTGCTGCATGAAAAGAAGATCAGCAGCATGAAGGACCTTGTTTCCATTCTCGAGCAAATCGCCAAAACAGGAAAGCCCGTCCTGATCGTTGCGGAGGATATCGAGGGTGAAGCCCTGGCAACGCTGGTTGTCAACAAGATGCGAGGAACGCTGAAATGCGCAGCCGTCAAGGCCCCCGGTTTCGGTGACAGGCGAAAGGCCATGCTTCAGGACATTGCAATCCTGACCGGTGGCAGGCTCATCTCGGAAGACCTTGGCGTCAAACTGGAAAACGTGGGGCTGGCCGATCTCGGGACTTGCAAGAAGGTCACCATCGATAAGGACAACACCACCATTGTTGACGGTGCGGGTGATCGTGCCGACATCGAAGGCCGGGTGAAGCAGATCCGGGCGGAGATCGAGGACACGAAATCGGACTATGATCGGGAAAAGCTTCAGGAGCGTCTGGCCAAGATCATCGGCGGTGTTGCCGTGATCAAAGTCGGGGCAGCAACGGAAGTAGAGATGAAGGAAAAGAAGGCTCGTGTCGAGGACGCCTTGAATGCAACCAGGGCGGCCGTCGAAGAGGGCATCATTCCGGGAGGCGGTGTCGCCTTCATCCGTTCGCTCAAAGCCTTGGAGAATGCAACACTTCCAGAGGAACAGAAGCATGGTCTCGATATTGTGCGTCGTGCCCTGGAGGAACCGCTCCGCCAGATCGCAGCAAATGCGGGTTGTGAAGGTTCTATCGTTGTTGAGAAGGTCCGGGAAGGAAAAGGCTCTTATGGTTTCGACGCCGACTCCGAACAGTACGTTGACATGTTCGAGGCCGGGATCATCGATCCAACCAAGGTTGCCCGTTTCGCCCTTCAGAACGCTGCTTCCGTTGCTTCTCTTATGTTGACGACGGAGGCGATGATAGCAGACAAACCGCAAAAGAAGACGCCTGCTGTACCCGGCATGCCGCCGGACATGGGCGAATTCGATTAA
- the groES gene encoding co-chaperone GroES, which yields MKVVPLHDRIVVARVEAEEKTAGGIIIPDTAKEKPQEGKVIAVGPGRLDKEGKRIPMELKEGDRVLMARWAGTDFKMDGQEYLIMKEEDILGVIES from the coding sequence ATGAAGGTTGTACCGCTGCATGATCGGATCGTCGTGGCTCGCGTCGAGGCGGAAGAGAAAACCGCCGGCGGGATCATCATCCCTGACACGGCCAAGGAGAAACCCCAGGAAGGAAAGGTAATTGCCGTGGGACCGGGACGATTGGACAAGGAGGGGAAACGGATTCCAATGGAACTGAAAGAGGGTGACCGGGTCCTGATGGCCCGCTGGGCCGGTACGGATTTCAAGATGGATGGACAAGAGTACCTGATCATGAAGGAAGAAGACATCCTCGGCGTCATTGAGTCGTAG
- a CDS encoding Hsp20/alpha crystallin family protein codes for MFDNFFRGFDLAPTDGRSAFGAFSPSIDVMEDEKQVSIKAELPGLDEKDVEVNLTDNALTIRGEKKEEKEDKGKDYWHRESSYGSFVRVIPLPEGLNAEQADARFKNGVLTISLPRLEEAKAKMKKIEIKTE; via the coding sequence ATGTTCGACAACTTTTTCCGGGGCTTTGACCTTGCCCCCACGGACGGCAGGTCGGCCTTCGGGGCGTTTTCTCCCTCCATTGATGTGATGGAGGATGAAAAACAGGTCAGCATCAAGGCGGAACTCCCTGGTCTGGACGAGAAGGACGTGGAAGTGAATCTCACCGACAACGCTCTGACGATCCGCGGTGAGAAGAAAGAGGAGAAGGAAGACAAGGGGAAGGATTACTGGCACAGGGAGAGCAGCTACGGCTCCTTCGTCCGAGTGATCCCGCTTCCCGAGGGTCTCAATGCCGAGCAGGCGGACGCCCGTTTCAAGAACGGGGTTCTTACCATCAGCCTTCCCCGACTGGAAGAGGCCAAAGCGAAGATGAAAAAGATCGAGATCAAGACAGAGTAG
- the rpsT gene encoding 30S ribosomal protein S20 produces MATHVSAIKRSKQNEKRRLRNAMVKSSVKTSVKQVLGAVDSKDKEASLAALNEAIPAIQKAAAKGAFHKKTASRKVSRLTKKVNTIQAK; encoded by the coding sequence TTGGCCACACACGTATCCGCGATCAAGAGAAGCAAGCAGAATGAGAAACGGCGCCTTCGGAACGCCATGGTGAAGTCCAGTGTCAAGACGTCGGTCAAGCAGGTCCTCGGGGCCGTGGACAGCAAGGACAAGGAAGCGTCCCTGGCCGCGCTGAACGAAGCGATCCCGGCGATCCAGAAGGCCGCCGCCAAGGGCGCCTTTCACAAGAAGACCGCTTCCCGCAAGGTCTCCCGCCTGACCAAGAAGGTCAACACGATTCAAGCAAAGTAA